Proteins encoded together in one Cyanobium sp. WAJ14-Wanaka window:
- the ilvC gene encoding ketol-acid reductoisomerase has protein sequence MAQLFYDTDADLSLLAGKTVAIIGYGSQGHAHALNLKDSGVNVLVGLYEGSRSAEKAKADGLEVLSVADACAKAEWIMVLLPDEFQKAVYDAEIAPHLNAGKVLSFAHGFNIRFELIKPPADVDVVMIAPKGPGHTVRWEYQNGMGVPALFAIHQDASGQARELAMAYAKGIGGTRAGILETNFKEETETDLFGEQAVLCGGLSELVKAGFETLVEAGYQPELAYFECLHEVKLIVDLMVKGGLTAMRDSISNTAEYGDYVSGPRLITADTKAEMKRILADIQDGTFARNFVAECDAGKPEMKKIRERDAAHPIEQVGTGLRSMFSWLKTA, from the coding sequence ATGGCCCAGCTCTTTTACGACACCGACGCCGACCTCAGCCTGCTGGCCGGAAAAACGGTGGCCATCATTGGCTACGGCTCCCAGGGCCACGCCCACGCCCTGAACCTCAAGGACAGCGGCGTGAATGTGCTGGTGGGCCTCTACGAGGGCAGCCGCTCCGCCGAAAAGGCCAAGGCCGATGGTCTTGAGGTGCTGAGCGTGGCCGATGCCTGCGCCAAGGCCGAGTGGATCATGGTGTTGCTACCCGATGAATTCCAGAAGGCCGTCTACGACGCCGAGATCGCACCACACCTAAACGCCGGCAAGGTGCTCAGTTTTGCCCACGGCTTCAACATCCGCTTCGAGCTGATCAAGCCGCCCGCCGACGTGGATGTGGTGATGATCGCCCCGAAGGGCCCTGGCCACACCGTGCGCTGGGAGTACCAAAACGGCATGGGTGTGCCCGCCCTGTTTGCCATCCACCAGGACGCCAGCGGCCAGGCCCGCGAGCTGGCCATGGCCTATGCGAAGGGCATTGGCGGCACCAGAGCCGGCATCCTCGAAACCAACTTCAAGGAAGAGACCGAAACCGACCTCTTTGGTGAGCAGGCCGTGCTCTGCGGTGGCCTCAGCGAATTGGTCAAGGCTGGCTTCGAAACCCTGGTGGAGGCTGGCTATCAGCCCGAGCTGGCCTACTTCGAGTGCCTGCACGAGGTGAAGCTGATCGTGGATTTGATGGTGAAGGGCGGCCTTACCGCCATGCGCGACTCCATTTCAAACACCGCCGAATACGGCGATTACGTGAGCGGCCCGCGCCTGATCACCGCCGACACCAAGGCGGAGATGAAGCGGATCCTGGCAGACATCCAGGACGGCACCTTCGCCCGCAACTTCGTGGCCGAATGTGACGCCGGCAAGCCTGAGATGAAGAAGATCCGCGAGCGCGATGCAGCCCATCCGATCGAACAGGTGGGCACGGGTCTGCGCTCCATGTTCAGCTGGCTGAAGACAGCCTGA
- the panB gene encoding 3-methyl-2-oxobutanoate hydroxymethyltransferase, producing the protein MRPADLARRKQAGLQISVLTAWDALSAALVTEAGADAVLVGDSLAMVALGHSTTLPVTLNEMLHHCRAAGRGMAAVTQGQLPLLICDLPFLSYQCSADEAVAAAGRVLKETPAAAVKLEGAEPETLVIIDRLVRSGIPVMGHLGLTPQSVHKLGYGRQATTPAGQEALKRQALALAAAGCFSLVLEHIPASLAGEMRSLLAIPVIGIGAGENCDGQVRVSADLLGLTARQPPFSPPLVECRALGVEALRRWIAGLPQPEAPPTIPAAPPTPHC; encoded by the coding sequence CTGCGCCCCGCTGATTTAGCGCGCCGCAAACAGGCGGGGTTGCAGATCAGCGTGCTCACGGCCTGGGATGCCCTCTCCGCCGCCCTAGTGACCGAGGCCGGGGCAGATGCGGTGCTGGTGGGAGATTCCCTGGCGATGGTGGCCCTGGGCCATAGCACCACCTTGCCCGTAACCCTCAATGAAATGCTCCACCACTGCCGGGCAGCGGGCCGGGGTATGGCGGCCGTAACCCAGGGCCAACTGCCGCTTTTGATTTGCGATTTGCCCTTCCTCAGCTATCAGTGCAGTGCCGATGAGGCCGTGGCCGCCGCCGGGCGGGTCCTGAAAGAAACCCCTGCCGCAGCGGTCAAGTTGGAGGGCGCCGAACCCGAAACCCTGGTGATCATCGATCGCCTGGTGCGCAGCGGCATTCCGGTGATGGGCCACCTGGGCCTGACTCCCCAATCGGTGCACAAACTGGGTTATGGCCGCCAAGCCACAACTCCGGCGGGCCAGGAAGCCCTTAAAAGGCAAGCCCTGGCCCTGGCGGCGGCGGGCTGTTTTTCCCTGGTGCTGGAGCACATCCCCGCCAGCCTGGCCGGCGAAATGCGCAGCCTGCTGGCCATCCCCGTAATTGGCATTGGCGCCGGCGAAAACTGCGATGGCCAGGTGCGGGTCAGCGCCGATCTGCTCGGCCTGACCGCCCGCCAGCCCCCCTTCAGCCCTCCTTTGGTGGAATGCCGGGCCCTGGGCGTGGAAGCCCTGCGCCGCTGGATTGCGGGCCTCCCGCAGCCTGAAGCTCCTCCCACCATTCCAGCAGCTCCACCAACACCCCATTGCTGA
- a CDS encoding PIN/TRAM domain-containing protein, whose amino-acid sequence MLDSLILVLFVISGAAAGWLGVDLLPEQQLIRIPNLEQLTWVLGGVGSAVGLVAGLVFRKLRQSLMQQVRTMPTELLISRAVGLILGLLVANLLLAPILLVPLPWEVEFVKPLAAVVSNVFFGVSGYNLAEVHGRTLLRLFNPTNSEALLVADGVLQPASAKILDTSVIIDGRIRALLKTGLLEGQVIVAQSVIDELQALADSANAEKRGRGRRGLKLLSEMRGQYGRRLVVNSTRYGGQGVDDKLLELTADTGGTLLTADYNLAKVAEVKELKVLNLSELVIALRPEVQPGDELQLKIARDGKEAEQGVGYLDDGTMVVVEGAKGRIGERLPVVVTGAMQNPTGRIVFARTHANGTGKPKGTSRKPQAIDPS is encoded by the coding sequence ATGCTGGACTCCCTCATCCTGGTCCTGTTTGTCATCTCCGGGGCCGCCGCGGGCTGGCTGGGGGTGGACCTACTGCCCGAGCAGCAGTTGATCCGCATCCCCAACCTCGAGCAGCTGACATGGGTGCTCGGGGGCGTGGGCTCGGCGGTGGGCCTGGTGGCCGGCCTGGTGTTTCGCAAACTGCGCCAGAGCCTGATGCAACAGGTGCGGACCATGCCCACCGAGCTGTTGATCAGCCGGGCGGTGGGCCTGATCCTGGGCCTGCTGGTGGCCAACCTGCTGCTCGCCCCAATCCTGCTGGTGCCCCTGCCCTGGGAGGTGGAGTTTGTCAAACCGCTCGCCGCCGTGGTGAGCAATGTGTTCTTTGGCGTTTCGGGCTACAACCTCGCGGAGGTCCACGGCCGCACCCTGCTGCGCCTGTTTAACCCCACCAACAGCGAAGCCCTACTGGTGGCCGATGGGGTGCTCCAGCCCGCCAGCGCCAAGATCCTCGACACCAGCGTGATCATTGATGGACGCATCCGCGCCCTGCTCAAAACGGGCCTCCTGGAGGGCCAGGTGATCGTGGCCCAGAGCGTCATCGACGAGCTCCAGGCCCTAGCCGACTCCGCCAATGCCGAAAAGCGGGGCCGGGGCCGGCGGGGCCTGAAATTGCTCAGCGAGATGCGCGGCCAGTACGGCCGCCGCCTGGTGGTGAACAGCACCCGCTACGGCGGCCAGGGGGTGGACGACAAACTGCTCGAGCTCACGGCAGATACCGGCGGCACCCTGCTGACGGCCGACTACAACCTGGCCAAGGTGGCCGAGGTCAAGGAACTGAAGGTGCTCAACCTCAGTGAGCTGGTAATAGCCCTGCGACCCGAAGTACAGCCGGGCGACGAGCTCCAGCTGAAGATCGCCCGCGACGGCAAGGAGGCCGAACAGGGCGTGGGCTACCTCGACGACGGCACGATGGTGGTAGTGGAGGGGGCCAAGGGCCGCATTGGCGAAAGGTTGCCGGTGGTCGTCACCGGTGCCATGCAAAACCCCACCGGCCGCATTGTCTTTGCCCGCACCCATGCCAACGGCACTGGCAAGCCAAAGGGAACCTCACGCAAGCCGCAGGCCATCGACCCCAGCTAG
- a CDS encoding YciI family protein — MAYGWAPVVFPFVFPFFDPHFLTMVWFVKLEEGIVAKEQFDAVIPAHLRWLAELEATGHSPSSGYWAERKGLNGDGAGGMLLFSAQDWAQADALVRTDPLIEQGCVRWSLHQWNLVFASQLFRSETGSPGPR, encoded by the coding sequence ATGGCCTACGGCTGGGCTCCGGTCGTTTTCCCGTTTGTCTTTCCCTTTTTTGACCCCCATTTTTTGACCATGGTCTGGTTTGTGAAGCTTGAGGAGGGCATCGTTGCCAAGGAGCAATTCGATGCGGTGATCCCAGCCCACCTGCGCTGGCTTGCGGAGCTCGAGGCCACGGGGCACAGCCCCAGCAGTGGCTACTGGGCTGAACGCAAGGGTCTCAACGGTGATGGGGCCGGAGGCATGCTGCTGTTCTCAGCCCAGGATTGGGCCCAGGCCGATGCCCTGGTGCGCACTGATCCGTTAATTGAGCAAGGCTGTGTGCGCTGGAGCCTGCACCAGTGGAACTTGGTCTTCGCCAGTCAGCTTTTCAGGAGTGAAACAGGATCACCAGGCCCGCGTTGA
- a CDS encoding ComEC/Rec2 family competence protein: protein MARGGRRHWLWLALVALLLLRIGLIAFTPARPGPGDPVHGANPSLELTLEGRLLADPSAIGDGQACRALLQLPAGRTELRMEPCPQLQEGWRLRVHGLLRRPMASPHPLLAAPAERLARQQTFSQMKVQNLEVLHKPASPVADLRRRMAQALLERAGAANGGVLAALVLGSAVVPLPGEVRDAFRAAGLSHALAASGFHLSVLLGAVMPLGRRLVRPLRLGLALGAMALFVLLAGPQPSVLRAVLMGAIALVVLECGWRARPLGILFASLLALLVVFPQWLLDVGFQLSAVATAALMVSARPMEEGLKRWLPPVAAAALAVPLAASFWTLPLQLLHFGVVPIYAVPANVVVAPLLTPLTLGAMALALVAILLPPLLPLLLIPVAWLCGLLLVVVRWFAGLPMAQWQLGRPTHLLVLLLVLAVLAVAIPGLAKRWRWLGAALISGVMVVQLGWLASDQLLLVHQGRLDLLVARHQGRAALVSLQGDGFSCLQAQSLAKGLGVQRWDWSLLLDPLPAANTGCWRQESNLVVASGEGSPPLLPGEQLRSPGLVAEPLASFSRAVRLKVGGSQWLLLPDRQALWSWRDQVGIAGQPATSASPAIDGVWLGFRPQLKEQRWLELQGVKRVWLSGRLPLQPKQRWAATGASGSLQAALA from the coding sequence ATGGCTCGAGGCGGGCGGCGCCATTGGCTCTGGCTGGCCCTGGTGGCCCTTTTGCTTTTACGCATTGGCCTGATTGCCTTTACGCCAGCCCGGCCTGGGCCTGGAGATCCGGTCCATGGGGCCAATCCATCACTGGAGCTGACCCTGGAGGGTCGCCTGCTGGCCGATCCCAGTGCGATTGGTGATGGTCAGGCCTGCCGCGCCCTGTTGCAGTTGCCGGCGGGGCGCACGGAACTGCGGATGGAGCCCTGCCCGCAGCTCCAGGAGGGCTGGCGGCTGCGGGTCCATGGCCTGCTGAGGCGACCGATGGCTTCACCCCATCCCCTGCTGGCTGCCCCGGCGGAGCGGCTGGCCCGTCAGCAGACCTTCAGCCAAATGAAGGTGCAAAACCTGGAGGTGCTTCACAAACCAGCCTCACCGGTCGCCGATTTGCGACGCCGGATGGCCCAGGCCCTTTTGGAGCGGGCGGGTGCGGCCAATGGTGGGGTGCTGGCGGCCCTGGTGTTGGGCAGTGCGGTGGTGCCCTTGCCTGGGGAGGTGCGCGACGCCTTTCGCGCTGCTGGCCTCTCCCATGCGCTTGCGGCTAGCGGTTTTCACCTGAGTGTGTTGCTGGGGGCGGTGATGCCCCTGGGCCGCAGGTTGGTAAGGCCCCTGCGGCTTGGTTTGGCCCTTGGCGCCATGGCGCTTTTTGTGTTGCTGGCGGGCCCCCAGCCCTCGGTGTTGCGGGCGGTGTTGATGGGCGCCATCGCCCTGGTGGTGCTGGAGTGCGGTTGGCGGGCCAGGCCCTTGGGGATTCTGTTTGCCAGTTTGTTGGCCCTGCTGGTGGTTTTCCCCCAGTGGTTGCTGGATGTGGGCTTCCAACTGAGTGCCGTCGCCACCGCAGCTTTGATGGTGTCGGCCCGACCAATGGAGGAGGGCCTAAAGCGCTGGTTGCCCCCGGTGGCTGCCGCCGCCCTGGCGGTGCCCCTGGCGGCATCTTTTTGGACCCTGCCGCTGCAGCTACTCCATTTCGGTGTGGTGCCGATCTATGCGGTGCCGGCCAACGTGGTGGTGGCCCCTTTGCTTACGCCGCTCACGCTGGGGGCGATGGCCCTCGCCCTGGTGGCGATTTTGCTGCCGCCCCTATTGCCGTTGCTGCTGATTCCGGTGGCCTGGCTGTGCGGGCTGCTGTTGGTGGTGGTGAGGTGGTTTGCAGGGTTGCCGATGGCCCAATGGCAACTCGGTAGGCCGACCCATCTGCTGGTGCTGTTGTTGGTTTTGGCGGTGCTGGCCGTGGCCATACCCGGTTTGGCGAAGCGTTGGCGCTGGCTTGGAGCGGCCTTGATCAGTGGTGTGATGGTGGTGCAGTTGGGTTGGCTGGCATCTGACCAGTTGCTCTTGGTGCACCAGGGCCGATTGGATTTGTTGGTGGCTCGCCACCAGGGCCGGGCTGCCCTGGTGAGCCTGCAGGGCGATGGCTTCAGTTGCCTGCAGGCCCAGTCCCTAGCCAAGGGCTTGGGGGTTCAGCGCTGGGATTGGTCCCTACTGCTGGATCCATTGCCCGCTGCAAATACTGGCTGCTGGCGGCAGGAATCCAACCTGGTGGTTGCTTCTGGAGAGGGCAGCCCACCGTTGTTGCCGGGGGAGCAGTTACGGAGCCCTGGTTTGGTGGCAGAGCCGTTGGCCAGTTTCAGCCGGGCGGTGCGACTGAAGGTGGGCGGCAGCCAGTGGTTGTTGCTGCCGGATCGTCAGGCTCTGTGGAGTTGGCGCGACCAGGTCGGGATTGCTGGCCAGCCCGCCACTTCTGCTTCGCCCGCAATTGATGGGGTCTGGCTGGGATTTAGGCCGCAGCTGAAGGAGCAGCGCTGGCTTGAGCTGCAGGGGGTGAAGCGGGTGTGGCTAAGCGGCCGGCTGCCCCTGCAACCAAAGCAGAGATGGGCTGCCACTGGCGCCAGTGGATCCCTGCAGGCGGCCCTGGCCTAG
- the glyQ gene encoding glycine--tRNA ligase subunit alpha, translated as MHFQDIIQTLNRFWADQGCLILQPYDTEKGAGTMSPHTVLRAIGPEPWAVAYPEPCRRPTDGRYGDNPNRAQHYFQYQVLIKPSPNGIQETYLASLEALGIQVKDHDIRFVEDNWESPTLGAWGVGWEVWLDGMEVTQFTYFQQCGGIDCRPVSIEITYGLERLAMYLQDVESIWDLSWDGNRTYGDIWLPFEKGHCTYNFEASNPERLTQLFGIYEAEAADLVERRLPAPALDYVLKCSHTFNLLEARGVISVTERTATIGRIRHLARQVAEAWLAERQALGFPLLSEEKRQAWFAEHAPDPTN; from the coding sequence GTGCATTTCCAGGACATCATCCAGACCCTCAACCGCTTTTGGGCTGACCAGGGCTGTTTGATCCTGCAGCCCTATGACACCGAAAAGGGGGCGGGCACGATGAGCCCCCATACGGTGCTGCGGGCGATTGGCCCGGAGCCCTGGGCGGTGGCCTACCCAGAGCCCTGCCGCCGGCCCACCGATGGCCGCTATGGCGATAACCCCAACCGGGCCCAGCACTACTTCCAGTACCAGGTGTTGATTAAACCTTCGCCCAACGGCATCCAGGAGACCTACCTGGCTTCGCTTGAGGCCCTGGGGATCCAGGTCAAGGACCACGACATTCGCTTCGTGGAGGACAACTGGGAATCGCCGACCCTGGGTGCCTGGGGCGTGGGCTGGGAGGTTTGGCTCGATGGCATGGAGGTGACCCAGTTCACCTATTTCCAGCAATGCGGTGGGATCGATTGCCGGCCGGTGTCGATTGAGATCACCTACGGGCTCGAACGCTTGGCCATGTATCTCCAGGATGTGGAGAGCATTTGGGACCTCAGTTGGGATGGCAATCGCACCTACGGCGACATCTGGCTGCCGTTTGAAAAGGGCCATTGCACCTACAACTTCGAAGCCTCTAACCCCGAGCGGCTGACCCAGCTGTTTGGCATCTATGAGGCTGAGGCCGCCGACCTGGTGGAACGGCGCCTGCCGGCCCCTGCCCTGGATTACGTGCTCAAGTGCAGCCACACCTTCAACCTGCTGGAGGCCCGCGGCGTTATTTCGGTTACGGAGCGTACGGCCACGATTGGCCGGATTCGCCACCTGGCACGCCAGGTGGCGGAAGCCTGGTTGGCGGAGCGCCAAGCCCTTGGCTTCCCCCTGCTCAGTGAGGAAAAGCGCCAGGCCTGGTTTGCCGAACACGCTCCAGATCCCACCAACTAG
- a CDS encoding CobD/CbiB family cobalamin biosynthesis protein, with the protein MVGACGLDRLVGDPRWCLHPVVVMGWWIGTLRGLVEAIAGSSPWGLRLGGCLITALLVATAGLAGLWIERFALGQPALGGPVLLVGLASALAGRSLDQAVHGVLTALPKLGLARERLAGIVGRDTADLGETEILRALAETASENAVDGLFAPLFWMLLGAGVWSFNPSWPGPLALAWGFKAASTLDSMLGYRHGTLRWLGTAGARLDDLMVWLPCRLVAFSLPLALGRGFGNCFASLNLALADGASDPSPNAGVSQAAYAHGLGVQLGGVNSYRGATVLKPLLAPANAPANRATIAKILRINGRLQLIWLALAGLGAFMTKILR; encoded by the coding sequence GTGGTGGGGGCCTGCGGCCTCGACCGACTGGTGGGCGACCCCCGCTGGTGCCTCCACCCCGTGGTGGTGATGGGTTGGTGGATAGGCACACTTAGGGGCTTGGTGGAGGCAATTGCCGGCTCCAGCCCCTGGGGCCTACGGCTTGGTGGCTGTTTAATCACCGCCCTGCTGGTCGCAACGGCTGGCCTGGCCGGCCTTTGGATCGAGAGATTCGCCCTTGGGCAACCAGCCCTGGGGGGGCCTGTGCTTTTGGTGGGGCTGGCCAGCGCCCTGGCCGGCCGCAGCCTTGATCAGGCGGTCCATGGGGTTTTAACTGCCCTGCCAAAATTGGGATTGGCCCGGGAGCGGCTGGCCGGAATCGTGGGCCGCGATACCGCCGATCTAGGCGAAACCGAAATTCTGCGGGCCCTGGCCGAAACCGCCAGCGAAAACGCCGTAGACGGGCTGTTTGCACCACTGTTTTGGATGCTGCTGGGGGCTGGGGTGTGGAGCTTCAACCCCTCCTGGCCCGGCCCCCTGGCCCTGGCCTGGGGCTTCAAGGCGGCGAGCACCCTCGATTCGATGCTGGGCTACCGCCACGGCACCTTGCGCTGGCTCGGCACAGCCGGAGCCCGCCTGGACGACCTAATGGTGTGGCTGCCCTGCAGGTTGGTGGCCTTCAGCCTGCCCCTGGCCCTGGGCAGGGGTTTTGGCAACTGCTTCGCATCACTGAATTTGGCCCTCGCAGACGGCGCCAGCGACCCCTCGCCCAATGCGGGCGTCTCCCAGGCGGCCTATGCCCATGGCCTGGGGGTCCAACTCGGGGGAGTCAACAGCTATCGAGGCGCCACCGTGCTCAAACCGCTGCTGGCGCCAGCCAATGCCCCAGCAAACAGAGCAACGATCGCGAAAATACTGCGAATAAATGGCCGCCTGCAGCTGATTTGGCTGGCCCTGGCGGGGTTAGGGGCCTTCATGACAAAAATTCTCAGATAA
- a CDS encoding ATP-dependent Clp protease proteolytic subunit has translation MPIGTPSVPYRLPGSQYERWVDIYTRLGVERILFMGSEVTDAVANALVAQMLYLDSDDNSKPIYLYINSPGGSVTAGLAIYDTIQYVKSDVVTICVGLAASMGAFLLGAGTKGKRLALPHSRIMIHQPLGGTAQRQASDIEIEAREILRMKDMLNHSMADMTGQPFAKIEKDTDRDYFLSAAEAKDYGLIDRVISHPNEA, from the coding sequence ATGCCCATCGGCACCCCCAGTGTTCCCTACCGCCTTCCCGGCAGCCAGTACGAGCGCTGGGTAGATATCTACACCCGTCTTGGGGTGGAGCGGATCCTGTTCATGGGTTCCGAAGTGACCGATGCCGTGGCCAATGCCCTGGTGGCCCAGATGTTGTATCTGGATTCGGATGACAACTCCAAGCCCATTTACCTCTATATCAACTCACCGGGAGGATCGGTGACGGCGGGGCTGGCGATTTACGACACGATCCAGTACGTCAAATCCGACGTAGTAACCATCTGCGTGGGCCTGGCCGCCTCGATGGGGGCCTTCCTGCTGGGTGCTGGCACCAAGGGCAAACGGCTAGCCCTGCCCCATAGCCGCATCATGATTCACCAGCCCCTGGGGGGCACTGCCCAGCGCCAGGCCAGCGACATCGAGATCGAGGCCAGGGAAATCTTGCGAATGAAGGACATGCTCAACCACAGCATGGCCGACATGACCGGCCAGCCCTTCGCAAAAATCGAGAAGGATACTGACCGCGATTACTTCCTCAGCGCTGCTGAGGCAAAGGATTACGGCCTAATTGACCGGGTCATTTCCCATCCCAACGAAGCCTGA
- a CDS encoding CopG family ribbon-helix-helix protein produces the protein MAQALSERVTVTMPAELVAGIDRIERNRSRFIAEAVRHELKRRQQQELLRSLEEPHPDSLPTSELGLESWSQELPEGDHNLLDPNDGVLLHWESGKGWQEPGRRVWPGS, from the coding sequence ATGGCCCAAGCCCTCTCTGAACGCGTAACCGTGACCATGCCGGCGGAGCTGGTGGCAGGGATTGATCGGATCGAGCGCAACAGAAGTCGCTTCATCGCAGAAGCGGTGCGCCATGAGCTCAAGCGCAGGCAACAGCAGGAGTTGCTGCGCTCACTGGAGGAGCCCCATCCAGACAGCCTCCCCACTTCCGAACTGGGTCTGGAGAGCTGGAGCCAGGAGTTACCGGAGGGTGATCACAACCTTCTCGACCCAAATGACGGCGTGTTGCTCCACTGGGAGAGTGGGAAGGGCTGGCAGGAGCCGGGCCGAAGAGTCTGGCCAGGGTCATGA
- a CDS encoding ATP-dependent Clp protease proteolytic subunit: protein MTASAPYYGDSAVMRTPPPDLPSLLLKERIVYLGLPLFSDDDAKRQMGIDVTELIIAQLLYLEFDNPEKPIFFYINSTGTSWYSGDAIGFETEAFAICDTIRYVKPPVHTICIGQAMGTAAMILSAGTKGQRASLPHASIVLHQPRSGARGQATDIQIRAQEVLHNKRTMLEMLSSNTGRSVEQLSKDSDRMTYLTAEEAKEYGLIDRVLSSQKDLPTNLPVGASTSPGNPGIS from the coding sequence ATGACGGCGTCAGCTCCCTATTACGGCGATTCGGCCGTGATGCGCACCCCGCCACCTGACCTGCCGAGCCTTTTGCTCAAGGAGCGGATCGTCTACCTGGGCTTGCCCCTGTTCAGCGACGACGACGCCAAGCGTCAAATGGGCATTGACGTGACCGAGCTGATCATTGCCCAGCTGCTTTATCTGGAATTCGACAACCCGGAAAAGCCGATTTTCTTCTACATCAATTCCACCGGCACCAGCTGGTACTCGGGCGATGCGATCGGTTTTGAAACCGAAGCCTTTGCCATCTGCGACACGATCCGCTACGTGAAGCCGCCGGTGCACACGATTTGCATTGGCCAGGCCATGGGCACGGCGGCGATGATCCTTTCGGCCGGCACCAAGGGCCAAAGGGCCTCCCTGCCCCACGCCTCGATCGTGCTGCACCAGCCCAGAAGCGGTGCCCGCGGCCAGGCCACCGACATCCAGATCCGGGCCCAGGAGGTGCTGCACAACAAGCGCACCATGCTTGAGATGTTGTCGAGCAACACCGGCAGGTCGGTGGAGCAGCTCTCCAAGGATTCCGACCGGATGACCTACCTCACCGCTGAGGAAGCCAAGGAATACGGCCTGATCGACCGGGTGCTCTCCAGCCAAAAGGACCTGCCCACCAATTTGCCGGTCGGTGCATCCACCAGCCCTGGCAATCCAGGCATCAGCTAA
- the hisF gene encoding imidazole glycerol phosphate synthase subunit HisF, which translates to MVAKRIIPCLDVADGRVVKGINFVGLRDAGDPVELACRYSAAGADELVFLDIAASHQGRATLVDLVRRTAEAVTIPFTVGGGISSVEGITELLRAGADKVSLNSSAVRDPQLVRQGADRFGCQCIVVAIDARRRDGAELGERGPGWDVFVKGGRENTGLDAVAWARQVVALGAGEILLTSMDGDGTQAGYELNLTRAVAQAVEVPVIASGGAGCIDHIARALGAGDGDGQASAALLASLLHDGVLTVEQIKAELLELGLPIRPMPIRPLSIRPPRAGK; encoded by the coding sequence TGCGGGGGATCCGGTGGAGTTGGCTTGCCGCTACAGCGCTGCTGGGGCCGATGAGCTGGTGTTTTTGGACATTGCCGCCAGCCACCAGGGGCGCGCCACCTTGGTGGATTTGGTGCGTCGCACCGCTGAAGCGGTGACGATCCCCTTCACCGTGGGTGGGGGAATTAGCAGCGTGGAGGGCATCACGGAGCTGTTGCGGGCTGGGGCCGACAAGGTCAGCCTCAATTCCTCGGCCGTACGCGATCCCCAGCTGGTGCGCCAGGGGGCTGATCGCTTTGGTTGCCAGTGCATCGTGGTGGCGATTGATGCCCGCCGCCGGGATGGGGCAGAGCTGGGCGAGAGGGGGCCCGGCTGGGATGTGTTTGTAAAGGGTGGCCGTGAAAACACTGGCCTCGATGCCGTGGCCTGGGCCCGCCAGGTGGTGGCCCTGGGGGCCGGCGAGATCCTGCTGACATCGATGGATGGAGATGGCACCCAGGCGGGCTATGAACTGAATCTCACCAGGGCCGTTGCCCAGGCCGTTGAGGTGCCGGTGATTGCCTCCGGCGGGGCCGGCTGCATCGACCACATCGCCAGGGCCCTCGGTGCGGGCGATGGCGATGGCCAGGCCTCTGCGGCCCTGCTGGCTTCCTTGCTGCACGATGGTGTGCTCACGGTGGAGCAGATCAAGGCGGAGCTGCTGGAGCTCGGCCTCCCGATACGCCCAATGCCTATTCGCCCCCTATCGATTCGCCCCCCCCGCGCAGGCAAGTGA
- the ubiE gene encoding bifunctional demethylmenaquinone methyltransferase/2-methoxy-6-polyprenyl-1,4-benzoquinol methylase UbiE, whose amino-acid sequence MGSFRPGDPAAVEQLFDQIAPRYDQLNDLLSLGLHRLWKRQAVAWLQPRPGQRLLDLCCGTGDLALVLAAKLRPGGSVLGLDAAAAPLQVAAQRSAAQPWLDLGWLQGDALATGLADASFDGAVMTYGLRNLADPAAGLQELRRLLRPGARAAVLDFNRAEQTWPAAFQRLYLRRLVVPAAERFGIGEHYAYLEASIARFPTATGQEALARAAGFRFAKHRPLAAGQMGLLQLMA is encoded by the coding sequence ATGGGCAGTTTTAGGCCTGGTGATCCGGCGGCGGTCGAGCAGCTGTTTGATCAGATTGCCCCCCGCTACGACCAACTCAACGACCTTTTAAGCCTGGGACTGCACCGGCTATGGAAACGGCAGGCGGTGGCCTGGCTCCAGCCAAGGCCCGGTCAAAGGCTGCTCGATCTTTGTTGCGGCACCGGCGATCTGGCCTTGGTGTTGGCGGCCAAATTGCGGCCAGGGGGATCTGTGTTGGGCCTGGATGCGGCCGCGGCGCCCTTGCAGGTGGCAGCCCAGCGCTCGGCGGCCCAACCCTGGCTTGACCTGGGCTGGCTCCAGGGGGATGCCCTGGCCACGGGCCTGGCCGATGCCAGTTTTGATGGGGCGGTGATGACCTACGGCCTGCGCAACCTGGCGGATCCGGCGGCGGGCCTGCAGGAGTTGCGCCGGTTGCTGCGGCCCGGGGCCAGGGCCGCCGTACTGGACTTCAACCGGGCGGAACAGACCTGGCCAGCGGCATTTCAGCGCTTGTACCTGCGCCGCCTGGTGGTGCCGGCGGCAGAGCGCTTCGGCATCGGGGAGCACTACGCCTACCTGGAGGCCAGCATTGCCCGCTTCCCTACGGCCACCGGCCAGGAAGCCTTGGCCCGGGCTGCCGGTTTCCGTTTCGCCAAGCACCGGCCCCTGGCGGCCGGACAAATGGGCCTGCTGCAACTGATGGCTTGA